A window from Puniceicoccus vermicola encodes these proteins:
- a CDS encoding SIR2 family protein: protein MYKIIEEGNTLESLDELVHETKVTALLGSGISSWSPTSLATGASFTSAIYDLLFPTGPISDRLEIDDQFPDKIKSLPFEVILEKSPDERRIRLFLRNLYGIAKPNPLHELLAQQVKLNVISDLITTNYDTALDTALAHVSSCEGERFGSLTRVVNEPTLSDTHTRYYFKIHGSADDSNGETLIFALTQEARMSGKKAALFKSLIKNRTLLVIGYSGRDFEICPEIEKLPINRIIWLAYRREDLGIGGKRVLTRHNGTLLEGDLRYWLPLLFGEELNLQNSEISFPKERLALIFSDAELALWRVALLNHLSYAAKAAREIVEVDHHSLETAELVAEAHALRADALHKSGKYRCAARAYATALELVEDTASIETASRYLVGISDNSRMYGRLLRGAIAARRASAIAEVDFGLSAEVRQTRLLALSFMYRVFAHYRGFAWLRRAIQRIAAKRLQSQEDVLLESGAYANYHHLVLWVARFDVGNIVKISQRTYSASEGFEEIGYTLAQMQAFRAQADSRTSEWEEEARKWSELAAELGVHPEAYKLFRLRRQFRPDDAALKSAEEYHFAQCEYSPWMRFLRRRWA, encoded by the coding sequence ATGTACAAGATTATTGAGGAAGGAAACACTCTGGAGAGCCTTGATGAATTAGTTCACGAGACCAAGGTGACTGCACTATTGGGTTCAGGAATTTCGAGTTGGTCACCCACCTCTTTAGCGACAGGAGCGAGTTTCACCTCGGCCATATATGACCTTTTGTTTCCAACTGGACCAATTTCAGACCGTCTTGAAATAGATGATCAGTTCCCGGACAAGATCAAGAGCCTGCCTTTCGAGGTCATCCTAGAAAAGTCCCCTGACGAGCGCCGAATACGATTATTCCTGAGAAACCTGTATGGCATAGCGAAACCTAATCCGCTTCACGAGCTCTTAGCCCAACAGGTTAAGCTGAACGTCATTAGTGACCTAATAACAACGAATTACGATACAGCGCTAGACACTGCACTAGCTCATGTCAGCAGTTGTGAGGGGGAGCGATTCGGCTCTCTGACGCGGGTAGTCAATGAGCCTACTTTGAGCGACACGCACACTCGCTACTACTTCAAGATTCATGGCAGCGCGGACGATTCCAATGGTGAAACACTAATCTTCGCCTTAACTCAAGAGGCCAGAATGTCGGGTAAAAAGGCGGCTCTTTTTAAGTCATTGATTAAAAACCGCACCCTCTTGGTTATAGGATATTCAGGACGAGATTTTGAGATTTGCCCGGAAATCGAGAAACTACCCATCAACCGAATCATATGGCTAGCTTATAGACGTGAAGATCTTGGAATTGGCGGCAAACGAGTGCTGACACGGCATAATGGCACGTTATTGGAGGGTGATCTGAGATATTGGCTTCCGCTTTTGTTTGGAGAAGAACTCAATCTTCAGAATTCCGAAATCAGTTTTCCAAAAGAACGGTTGGCGCTAATATTCTCAGATGCCGAATTGGCTTTGTGGCGCGTAGCGTTGCTGAATCATCTGTCGTACGCGGCCAAGGCCGCACGCGAGATTGTCGAAGTGGATCATCACTCACTCGAGACGGCGGAATTAGTTGCTGAAGCCCATGCGCTTCGGGCTGATGCTTTGCATAAAAGTGGAAAGTATAGGTGCGCGGCGCGTGCGTACGCAACTGCACTGGAGCTGGTTGAAGACACTGCCTCTATAGAAACAGCTTCTCGATATCTCGTGGGTATCAGCGACAACTCGCGCATGTATGGTCGTTTACTCCGGGGTGCGATTGCGGCTCGGCGCGCTAGCGCAATAGCAGAGGTGGATTTTGGTCTGTCTGCTGAGGTGAGACAAACGCGACTCTTGGCTCTTAGCTTTATGTATCGAGTTTTTGCACACTACAGAGGCTTTGCATGGCTAAGACGGGCTATTCAACGAATAGCTGCAAAAAGACTTCAGTCTCAGGAAGACGTGCTACTTGAGTCCGGAGCCTATGCGAACTACCATCATTTGGTGCTCTGGGTCGCCCGTTTCGATGTCGGCAACATAGTGAAGATTTCCCAGCGAACTTATTCTGCATCTGAAGGTTTCGAAGAAATTGGGTATACCTTGGCTCAAATGCAGGCGTTTCGAGCCCAAGCAGACTCTCGGACATCTGAGTGGGAGGAAGAAGCTCGAAAGTGGAGTGAGTTGGCGGCGGAGCTAGGTGTGCACCCCGAAGCATACAAGCTCTTTCGCCTCCGGCGTCAATTTCGACCGGACGACGCGGCTTTGAAGTCTGCTGAAGAATACCACTTTGCACAATGTGAGTATTCGCCTTGGATGAGATTTCTCCGACGGAGATGGGCTTGA
- a CDS encoding type II toxin-antitoxin system RelE/ParE family toxin: MALKNQDLVGRFWVRFTREADEDLVSIARYTRWQWVDSPCRTYIEEIFSLFERITISPQSS; encoded by the coding sequence ATAGCTCTAAAGAATCAAGACCTTGTAGGACGTTTTTGGGTTCGCTTCACGCGGGAAGCGGACGAAGATCTAGTCTCGATTGCTCGATACACGAGGTGGCAGTGGGTGGATTCCCCGTGTCGGACTTACATCGAGGAAATCTTTTCGCTGTTTGAGCGGATCACGATTTCGCCGCAGTCCAGTTAA
- a CDS encoding LacI family DNA-binding transcriptional regulator, protein MADVARYVNVSPRTVSQVLNGSENATTRVSEETAWKVREAAEVLKYRPSASARAMKGKGLRQVGFILEYEFLDGRVPPVIGMPAVLGIGDYLAEKDWNLSICREQRGGLDSSRLPRYLREHSVDGLILNSSSPAKDAKILEELRKFEIPHVVLNGCSPSNSICLDDVAGIQKALTHLIQLGHSKIVYVGKKEESHHSVGVRRNAYLEGMSQTGLLPQVWHYGTGPVADQSEKSRISKRRAESLGIVEYFREKQPTAFLCYSDINALHVSQALLGAGVRVPEDVSIVGYDDLPYVYLNHPALTTVRSEFYQLGLEAAKMLLDLVAKPSSEFPSVVIQPEMIVRSSTCPPSS, encoded by the coding sequence TTGGCTGATGTTGCGCGTTATGTGAATGTCAGCCCGCGGACTGTCTCCCAGGTGCTCAACGGTAGCGAGAATGCGACGACGCGTGTCAGTGAGGAGACGGCCTGGAAAGTTCGAGAAGCCGCTGAGGTTTTGAAGTACCGTCCCAGTGCTTCCGCTCGAGCCATGAAAGGGAAGGGACTGCGGCAGGTCGGGTTTATTCTCGAATACGAATTTTTGGATGGGCGGGTCCCTCCGGTGATCGGAATGCCAGCGGTTCTCGGGATTGGAGATTATCTTGCCGAGAAAGATTGGAATCTAAGCATTTGCCGGGAACAAAGAGGGGGGCTGGATTCCTCGCGCTTACCCCGTTATCTGCGGGAACACTCCGTTGATGGATTGATCTTGAATTCATCTTCTCCCGCCAAGGATGCGAAAATCCTGGAAGAGCTTCGCAAGTTTGAGATTCCTCATGTTGTGCTGAACGGATGTTCTCCGAGCAACAGCATTTGCTTGGATGACGTAGCTGGAATTCAGAAGGCATTGACGCATTTGATTCAGTTGGGGCATTCGAAAATTGTCTATGTCGGTAAAAAAGAGGAGAGTCACCATTCGGTCGGGGTTCGACGTAACGCTTATCTTGAGGGGATGAGCCAGACGGGTTTGCTGCCGCAGGTATGGCATTACGGAACGGGTCCCGTTGCAGACCAATCCGAGAAAAGTCGGATTTCCAAGCGGCGAGCGGAGTCTCTGGGGATCGTTGAATATTTTCGTGAGAAGCAGCCCACTGCGTTTCTGTGCTATTCCGACATAAATGCGCTCCATGTGAGCCAGGCCTTATTGGGGGCGGGCGTACGGGTGCCGGAGGATGTTTCCATCGTCGGCTATGATGATTTGCCGTACGTCTACTTGAACCATCCGGCTTTGACGACGGTCCGTTCGGAATTTTATCAGTTGGGCTTGGAAGCTGCGAAAATGTTGCTGGACCTTGTCGCAAAGCCGTCTTCGGAGTTTCCCTCCGTGGTGATTCAGCCTGAGATGATTGTCCGTAGTTCGACTTGTCCGCCGTCGTCCTAG
- a CDS encoding PEP-CTERM sorting domain-containing protein (PEP-CTERM proteins occur, often in large numbers, in the proteomes of bacteria that also encode an exosortase, a predicted intramembrane cysteine proteinase. The presence of a PEP-CTERM domain at a protein's C-terminus predicts cleavage within the sorting domain, followed by covalent anchoring to some some component of the (usually Gram-negative) cell surface. Many PEP-CTERM proteins exhibit an unusual sequence composition that includes large numbers of potential glycosylation sites. Expression of one such protein has been shown restore the ability of a bacterium to form floc, a type of biofilm.): protein MDTVTSERDSLLISICFGMKYLFRALAASLLLSGFSLSANASLLAIDNFNNYTAGDNIDTLNGGTGWTGGWNASTATTTQVSSESLTYTLDGFTYGGGNSFLLTGAGNNNAAIRTMTTDTSGQDYYTSFLVKYEGPSGTETGQVDVQHGFTIAALDSSGAYASSDNMVFANGGGRRIEARSGGSNTDVSTILQLQTTYLVVAKFSGWDDINGNYTTTQAWLNPAKTDEFSTDPTITASHTGPGSDQFSGIAMRFLNNTNFGGDYKVYMDDLRIGTTWDSVVIPEPGTYSLIAASIALGAVMLARRRR from the coding sequence ATGGATACAGTAACCTCAGAACGTGATTCCTTGCTAATTTCTATATGCTTCGGAATGAAGTATTTATTCCGCGCTCTGGCTGCTTCACTGTTGCTAAGCGGCTTTTCGCTGAGCGCCAATGCCTCTTTGCTCGCAATCGATAACTTTAACAATTATACGGCAGGGGATAACATTGATACCTTAAATGGTGGAACTGGATGGACTGGAGGGTGGAACGCTTCCACGGCGACAACGACGCAGGTCTCTAGCGAATCACTAACTTACACTTTAGATGGGTTTACTTATGGCGGTGGCAATTCGTTCTTGCTGACCGGTGCCGGGAATAACAACGCAGCGATTCGAACGATGACGACGGATACTAGTGGGCAGGATTACTATACAAGTTTCCTTGTCAAATATGAGGGGCCGTCAGGGACGGAAACGGGGCAAGTTGATGTTCAGCATGGCTTTACTATTGCAGCTCTGGATAGTAGTGGGGCGTATGCCTCGAGTGATAACATGGTCTTTGCTAATGGTGGTGGGCGTAGGATCGAAGCTCGCAGCGGAGGATCGAACACAGACGTTTCTACAATTCTGCAGCTTCAGACGACATATCTGGTGGTGGCTAAATTTTCAGGATGGGACGACATCAATGGGAACTACACAACGACGCAAGCTTGGCTGAATCCTGCGAAGACTGATGAATTTTCTACAGATCCTACCATCACTGCTTCGCATACAGGTCCTGGTTCTGATCAATTCTCAGGGATTGCCATGCGCTTTCTCAATAATACCAATTTCGGTGGTGATTATAAAGTATACATGGACGATTTGCGCATCGGGACGACTTGGGACTCAGTGGTGATTCCAGAGCCCGGAACTTATTCTTTAATCGCAGCTTCAATCGCGTTGGGTGCTGTCATGCTCGCTCGTCGGCGTAGATAA
- a CDS encoding carbohydrate binding domain-containing protein has product MKIRNILLVLGYAAFLSQLSAESTSLMSSNWRGGALKKTTSEVKEGDFSYRWDAADSSYFRIDQLASEDWSDFNGISFWLYSEEDNGASIAIGAYGAQGADGSSGDSYYVYRFTVDWVGWKEIQVELDDFIPVRGPDGWSSVSYLKVMSNYGTKPIPGTVLYFNGLKLEE; this is encoded by the coding sequence ATGAAGATTAGAAACATACTTCTCGTGCTCGGATATGCGGCGTTCCTGTCGCAACTATCTGCGGAGTCCACTAGCCTAATGAGTAGCAATTGGAGAGGCGGAGCTTTGAAAAAAACGACTTCAGAGGTCAAGGAAGGTGACTTTTCCTACCGTTGGGATGCAGCCGACAGTTCCTATTTTCGGATCGATCAACTGGCTTCAGAAGACTGGAGTGATTTCAATGGAATTAGCTTCTGGTTGTATTCGGAGGAGGATAATGGAGCCAGTATCGCGATTGGAGCCTATGGAGCCCAGGGGGCGGATGGGTCTTCCGGAGACTCATACTACGTGTATCGCTTCACCGTAGATTGGGTAGGGTGGAAAGAGATACAGGTGGAGCTCGACGACTTCATTCCTGTCCGGGGCCCGGATGGATGGTCCAGCGTTTCCTATCTGAAAGTGATGAGCAATTACGGGACGAAGCCGATTCCCGGGACGGTTTTATATTTTAACGGTCTCAAATTAGAAGAATAA
- a CDS encoding carbohydrate binding domain-containing protein: MFRTSANHLLKFIGLSCAFGCAAVPVLGASENLLDNPGFEDLGDTSSWNENNWASLDADFLRDPVNPHSGSYSQKVTLKKVEGVSDLQFAQDVDLNPGDLVQVRFWSRGFSNSAPVSLQIRRKGHPYRQYFSAEFTATEAWSEHLFNVTMPSNFDAGDELVLLFSLGDETSIWLDDVSLSRISPQSDAPAFPGNPLRNDSFEVGIDGWVATFREAGGIAKASYGDENNISTSLDSVFQEEAPDGSRVMTFKVRDDCSVAITSGFFPLRYGHPVEVGFWMKTSVPGLAVEAALGGGTFPNMVWDKYMAKSDDKAWRYYRFTATPKPNAHGTYVLQFYTRVPGRYEIDQVTVMDAESTVSVDDLAPMEAGFEDVEDGDPAHIYHLEDQAAFRLNVLNRDGMELTARVIDLWDNVLAEFSVTDFESNGLIEQTVLSMPTTRLGGFKCSVYANGESEALAEVLYVVLPRLAAVADVEDSFFGGHAKLTPYNLHIAEKMGYRWLRLYPPLVTQWMAVEPEPGEWNFDTRGAARAHDMGFQLMAGFSSTPEWAAGVSPKLAARSRWWSSWPPAKWSDWQTYVKKTQEAFGPYIQTWEVWNEPDGKFLQVPGSQEKPVVYLDLLRTASEALSDVREQIQLIAGAVVTLHRPFTRDVLNLDAGQYIDAYSFHYYGGYVGERSPDETADLEEIEHIRSFKNRDGKPLNIWVTEAGVKAPSWLDTMHIAQKRQTTIAGYAHTLVRSAIFFKAVGAKRFFHYEGFANPSGSISYRRETAIVDVDGIPQPSVAAFAAMVYFLEGAEPLEFEIISLGEAEPRIAQFERGARKVSALWSRTPVGIQNLPELDLSRWDAFDLMGNPIEEIENIVLSLSPVYLVEKSQP, translated from the coding sequence ATGTTTAGAACCTCAGCAAACCATCTATTGAAGTTCATTGGACTTTCCTGTGCTTTCGGGTGCGCGGCCGTTCCCGTTCTGGGCGCGAGTGAGAACCTATTGGACAATCCTGGATTCGAGGACCTTGGTGATACCAGTTCCTGGAATGAGAATAACTGGGCGAGTCTGGATGCAGATTTTCTACGCGACCCGGTAAATCCCCATTCGGGATCCTATTCGCAGAAAGTGACGCTAAAAAAGGTCGAGGGGGTATCGGACTTACAATTTGCCCAGGATGTCGATCTGAACCCGGGAGATCTCGTACAGGTTCGGTTTTGGTCCAGAGGTTTCAGCAATTCGGCACCCGTATCCTTACAGATTCGAAGGAAGGGACACCCGTATAGGCAATATTTCTCGGCGGAATTCACCGCGACTGAGGCTTGGAGTGAGCATCTTTTCAATGTCACGATGCCATCCAATTTTGATGCAGGTGATGAGCTCGTGCTCTTGTTCAGTTTGGGGGATGAAACATCGATCTGGTTGGATGATGTCAGTCTTTCGCGAATCAGTCCGCAAAGTGATGCACCGGCGTTCCCAGGGAATCCGTTGCGCAACGATTCATTCGAAGTGGGGATCGATGGTTGGGTCGCCACATTCCGCGAAGCAGGAGGTATAGCTAAAGCTAGTTACGGGGATGAGAACAATATCAGTACCTCTCTAGATTCCGTTTTTCAAGAGGAAGCTCCGGATGGATCACGGGTGATGACCTTCAAGGTGAGGGACGATTGTTCGGTTGCTATTACTTCTGGATTCTTTCCGCTTCGGTATGGACATCCGGTGGAAGTCGGATTCTGGATGAAGACCAGCGTTCCGGGTTTGGCGGTCGAAGCGGCGCTCGGGGGTGGAACCTTTCCTAACATGGTTTGGGACAAATATATGGCGAAGAGTGACGATAAGGCTTGGCGCTACTATCGCTTTACGGCGACACCAAAACCGAATGCACACGGCACCTACGTGCTGCAATTTTATACTCGGGTTCCCGGTCGGTACGAGATTGATCAAGTGACGGTGATGGATGCGGAGTCAACTGTGAGTGTGGATGACCTCGCTCCTATGGAGGCAGGGTTTGAGGACGTTGAAGATGGTGATCCGGCTCACATCTACCACTTGGAGGATCAGGCCGCTTTCCGGCTGAACGTGCTCAATCGCGACGGGATGGAACTTACGGCTCGCGTGATTGACCTGTGGGACAATGTCTTAGCCGAGTTTTCCGTTACGGATTTCGAATCGAACGGATTAATCGAGCAGACTGTTCTTTCTATGCCTACGACGAGGCTGGGAGGATTCAAATGCTCGGTTTATGCGAACGGAGAGAGTGAGGCTCTGGCTGAAGTGCTGTATGTGGTCCTCCCGCGCTTGGCTGCCGTCGCGGATGTGGAGGATTCTTTCTTTGGGGGGCATGCGAAACTGACGCCCTACAACCTGCACATTGCGGAGAAAATGGGGTATCGTTGGTTGCGGCTGTATCCACCCTTGGTGACGCAATGGATGGCGGTCGAGCCGGAACCGGGGGAGTGGAATTTCGACACCCGTGGAGCCGCCCGGGCTCACGACATGGGCTTTCAGTTGATGGCCGGATTCTCCAGCACTCCAGAATGGGCCGCCGGCGTCTCGCCGAAACTCGCCGCCCGGTCCCGATGGTGGTCGAGTTGGCCTCCGGCAAAATGGAGTGATTGGCAGACCTATGTGAAGAAGACCCAAGAGGCCTTCGGTCCCTATATTCAAACTTGGGAAGTTTGGAATGAGCCGGATGGAAAGTTTCTTCAAGTTCCCGGATCTCAGGAAAAACCGGTTGTTTATTTAGATTTACTGCGCACGGCCAGCGAGGCCCTTAGCGATGTGCGGGAACAGATTCAGTTGATTGCGGGGGCCGTGGTGACTTTGCACCGACCATTTACTCGCGATGTTCTGAATCTTGATGCTGGGCAGTATATTGATGCCTACTCATTTCATTACTATGGAGGTTATGTGGGGGAAAGAAGCCCGGACGAGACGGCAGACCTTGAAGAGATCGAGCATATCCGGTCATTCAAAAACCGTGATGGGAAACCGTTGAATATTTGGGTTACGGAGGCCGGCGTGAAAGCTCCTAGCTGGTTGGATACCATGCATATCGCCCAAAAGAGGCAGACGACGATTGCCGGTTATGCTCACACGCTCGTTCGTTCCGCGATCTTTTTCAAAGCCGTGGGAGCGAAACGTTTTTTCCACTACGAAGGGTTTGCGAACCCTTCGGGTTCGATTAGCTATCGCCGCGAAACAGCGATCGTCGATGTTGACGGCATTCCGCAGCCGAGCGTTGCCGCATTTGCGGCCATGGTTTATTTCCTGGAAGGTGCAGAACCTCTGGAGTTTGAAATCATCTCACTGGGAGAAGCTGAGCCTCGTATCGCGCAGTTCGAGCGCGGTGCCCGGAAGGTCTCGGCCCTGTGGTCAAGAACTCCGGTGGGAATTCAGAATCTGCCGGAGCTCGACTTAAGCCGTTGGGATGCCTTTGATTTGATGGGCAATCCCATAGAAGAAATCGAAAATATTGTCCTATCCCTCTCTCCCGTCTATCTTGTGGAAAAGAGCCAACCCTAA
- a CDS encoding H-X9-DG-CTERM domain-containing protein codes for MHNPRARSDFSSDGAFTLVESLLVIAIIAILAAIIIPVTQTVRTRMAATVSQSNLRQLGVLFQQYQANHDFELPPASHSYDGRRMVWDHYLAEYLEDDSEIEALLHSPADTLKRRWNNQEPRTYSMVRANGLGVAATSRKKEAPPVARGLNIPEPMKVLLLVERSSDTNVVFGDSVAVTDNPNQQLTHGADMYGGKFNYLYMDGHVEFLNPEETIGDGTMAAPGGGWTIRDTD; via the coding sequence ATGCACAATCCGAGAGCAAGGTCTGATTTCAGTTCCGATGGAGCTTTCACCCTGGTCGAGTCATTGTTGGTGATCGCGATTATCGCTATTCTCGCGGCCATCATTATACCCGTGACCCAGACAGTTCGTACTCGTATGGCTGCTACGGTATCGCAGTCGAATCTAAGACAGCTTGGGGTATTGTTCCAGCAATACCAAGCTAATCACGATTTTGAATTGCCACCGGCTTCCCATTCCTACGACGGGAGGCGAATGGTGTGGGACCACTATTTAGCCGAGTATTTGGAGGATGACTCGGAGATCGAAGCGTTGCTGCACTCCCCAGCGGACACCCTGAAACGTCGTTGGAATAACCAAGAGCCTCGCACTTATTCCATGGTTCGCGCCAATGGCTTAGGGGTTGCTGCGACATCACGCAAAAAGGAGGCTCCTCCGGTGGCTCGTGGGTTGAATATTCCCGAGCCGATGAAGGTTCTTTTGCTGGTCGAACGAAGCTCGGATACGAATGTCGTCTTTGGTGATTCAGTGGCAGTGACTGACAATCCCAATCAACAATTAACGCATGGAGCCGATATGTATGGTGGAAAATTTAACTACCTGTACATGGATGGACATGTCGAATTCTTGAACCCTGAAGAAACCATTGGCGACGGAACAATGGCGGCCCCCGGAGGGGGTTGGACCATTCGGGATACGGACTGA
- a CDS encoding SDR family NAD(P)-dependent oxidoreductase has product MDYSHKKSPFDLSGRIALVTGSARGLGRAIAEELSRNGASVIVNDLRAEGASATLVGELKAEGHKVWNMAADVSDEIAVNALFEKIVKDCGRLDFLVNNAGTAITQDIFETSTEEWDRILDTNLKSCFLCSKRAMELMRDQKFGRIVNIASVVAHRGAFMGPVHYAASKSGMLGITKTLARTGAPLGINVNAVAPGIILTELLERSHGADGIKELAKSVPLGVGAPRDVGMSVAFLCSAAADYITGATLDVNGGMYLR; this is encoded by the coding sequence ATGGATTATTCGCACAAAAAATCTCCCTTTGATCTTTCAGGTCGTATTGCCCTGGTGACTGGGTCTGCGAGAGGCTTGGGACGGGCGATTGCTGAGGAACTGTCTCGGAATGGTGCGTCGGTCATCGTCAACGACCTAAGAGCTGAGGGTGCGTCTGCAACATTGGTTGGCGAGCTAAAGGCAGAAGGGCACAAAGTCTGGAATATGGCCGCCGATGTTTCGGACGAGATTGCGGTGAATGCTCTCTTTGAGAAAATCGTAAAGGATTGCGGGAGATTGGATTTCTTGGTGAACAATGCCGGAACCGCGATTACTCAAGATATCTTTGAGACGTCGACAGAGGAGTGGGATCGCATCCTCGACACCAATCTCAAGAGTTGCTTTCTGTGCTCGAAGAGGGCGATGGAGCTAATGAGGGACCAAAAGTTCGGGCGTATCGTGAACATCGCTTCGGTCGTCGCCCATCGCGGGGCATTTATGGGGCCGGTTCATTACGCGGCATCGAAAAGCGGGATGCTTGGCATTACGAAAACGTTGGCCAGGACGGGGGCTCCGCTAGGGATCAATGTGAACGCGGTAGCGCCGGGGATCATTTTGACCGAGTTGCTGGAACGTTCGCACGGAGCGGATGGGATTAAAGAGTTGGCGAAATCGGTTCCACTCGGCGTGGGTGCGCCTCGGGATGTGGGGATGTCCGTTGCCTTCCTCTGCAGCGCCGCCGCCGACTACATCACGGGAGCGACCCTGGATGTGAATGGAGGGATGTACCTCCGGTAA
- a CDS encoding FAD-dependent oxidoreductase, whose amino-acid sequence MKLPSSSHSRSFDVIVAGGGPAGIAAAIAASRTGAKVLILEGHGCLGGVWTAGALTLILDSENKTGLMEEIYQRLSQYEGRSAIPSNRYDVEVMKWVLDELCEEAGVAVRLHTQVTAARMVQGRLTSVETHSKSGFESWEGKVFIDCTGDGDLGALAGNGFEMGHPVSGEVQPMSLMAIVTGVSSPEIDPYVVESNGEYSDSPKEVLCKAIESGGHSPSYRSPSLFRIHPDVYGLMTNHQYSVRCDDAEGISEATREARGEIHKIVRSLRSQGGAFAGLRLVATAEQIGVREGRRLHGWYRLTVDDLVRGVRFDDAIARATFCVDVHSTNPEAGKSYDSDGVQTQPYDIPLRALVAKNVDGLLMAGRCISGDFWAHASYRVTGNAVAMGEASGSFAGYCLANETTPHTICSDQEKLSTYSKQITS is encoded by the coding sequence ATGAAACTGCCTTCTTCCTCACACTCGCGGAGTTTCGATGTCATCGTGGCCGGCGGAGGACCGGCTGGCATAGCGGCTGCGATTGCCGCCAGTCGGACGGGGGCGAAGGTGCTAATACTCGAAGGGCATGGTTGCTTGGGAGGGGTCTGGACGGCCGGGGCTTTGACCTTAATTTTGGATTCGGAAAACAAGACCGGATTGATGGAGGAGATTTACCAACGGTTGTCTCAATACGAAGGTCGGTCCGCGATTCCCAGTAACCGATACGATGTCGAGGTCATGAAGTGGGTGCTGGACGAGCTTTGTGAAGAGGCGGGAGTGGCCGTTCGGCTGCATACCCAGGTGACGGCAGCGAGAATGGTTCAAGGGCGTTTGACCTCGGTAGAAACGCACAGTAAGTCGGGTTTTGAATCCTGGGAGGGGAAAGTCTTTATTGATTGTACGGGGGACGGCGATTTGGGCGCTCTGGCTGGAAACGGCTTTGAAATGGGGCACCCGGTGTCGGGGGAAGTTCAGCCGATGTCTCTGATGGCGATCGTCACGGGGGTCTCGTCACCCGAGATCGATCCCTATGTCGTTGAGTCGAATGGAGAGTATTCGGACTCTCCGAAAGAGGTGTTGTGTAAGGCCATCGAGTCCGGGGGGCATTCTCCTTCCTATCGAAGTCCGAGTCTCTTTCGCATTCATCCGGATGTCTACGGATTGATGACCAATCACCAATATTCCGTTCGTTGTGATGATGCCGAGGGTATCTCCGAGGCAACCCGGGAAGCACGAGGAGAAATTCACAAGATTGTTCGATCATTGAGATCACAGGGAGGGGCTTTTGCTGGGTTGAGGTTGGTCGCCACCGCTGAGCAAATCGGGGTGCGAGAAGGCCGGCGCTTGCATGGGTGGTATCGGCTGACTGTGGATGATCTGGTGCGGGGGGTACGATTTGACGATGCGATTGCCCGTGCCACCTTCTGCGTGGATGTCCATTCCACGAATCCGGAAGCGGGCAAAAGCTATGATTCCGACGGAGTTCAAACCCAACCCTACGACATACCCCTACGTGCACTCGTTGCGAAAAATGTGGATGGACTGCTCATGGCGGGCCGTTGTATTAGCGGGGATTTCTGGGCTCATGCGTCCTATAGGGTGACCGGCAATGCGGTCGCGATGGGAGAGGCTTCGGGTTCCTTCGCAGGTTATTGCCTGGCGAATGAAACCACTCCGCACACGATCTGTTCAGATCAGGAAAAGCTCTCCACCTACAGTAAGCAGATCACGTCCTGA